TTGTTTAGGTTGACTCAGTTTTCAGGTTTAGGCAGCTTCGGGGTGTTTATGCCGTTGTTCCAGTCTTGGCGGCTCCGGTTTTGAGCTTTGGGGATCGTAATGATTAACCTGTTGTTGTCATGGTTAACTTGAATCTTTTCTTTTTCAATGGGAAATGGCAAGGGGATAAAGCGCTCCATACGTCGATAGGATTGCTGCCAAAAATAACGCCTTGTCGTCTGGTGTAAGAACTCAGATTCTTCCCTATGGTTCACACTAAGGTGCAGGCCGTGCGGTTCAAGATATACCTTAACCTGCTCTTTGTTTATGCCCGGCAGCATAATGGTTATCTTTAACTCCTGGTCGGTTTCGTTAAGGGTGAGATGAAACATGGACCATCCCTCCTGGTACACTTCGTAATTAGTCATGTAGC
The sequence above is a segment of the Caldalkalibacillus uzonensis genome. Coding sequences within it:
- a CDS encoding Hsp20/alpha crystallin family protein, encoding MFHLTLNETDQELKITIMLPGINKEQVKVYLEPHGLHLSVNHREESEFLHQTTRRYFWQQSYRRMERFIPLPFPIEKEKIQVNHDNNRLIITIPKAQNRSRQDWNNGINTPKLPKPEN